The window GAACAGGATATGCGTTTTATGGGAGGTTTGAAAAAATACATTCCAATTACTCATATTACATTCCTTATAGGAACATTGGCTATTTCAGGTTTCCCTTTACTTTCAGGGATGATTTCTAAAGACGAAATTTTGGTTGCAGCATTTGCTAAAAACCCTATTTACTGGGTAATGTTATTCATTTTAGCAGCAACAACCGCAGCATATATGTTCAGACTGTATTATTTGACATTCCACGGAGAGTTCAGAGGTACTGAAGAACAGAAACACCATTTACACGAAAGCCCGATGAACATGACGTTACCGTTAATCGTTCTGGCAGTGCTTTCAGTGCTTGGAGGTTTTATTAATTTACCACACTTTATCGGTCACGGCCATTATGCTAAATTAATGGAATGGCTGAAGCCGGTATTGACTCCGGAAAGCTTTAAGCAAATGGAAGCGACTCTTTCAGGAGTTGATTTCAATACAGAAATGATTCTTTTGGGAGCAACTGTCATCATGTTCTTTACGGTTTGGTTTATTGTTAAAAACATGTATGTCAACAAAAAGAAAATGGCGAAATCAGAAGAAGATTATACCGGCTGGGAAAAACTTTCTGCTAAAAAATTATACGTCGATGAACTTTACAATGCATTAATTGTAAAAACTTTCGAAGGACTTGGACGTGGCGGAAAAATGTTTGATAAAAACGTGTTAGACAAAGCTGTAGACTTTATAGGTGAAGGCGCTGAAGACAGCGGAAAATCTATGAAGCGTATTCAAAACGGAAATGTTGAGAACTATGTTCTTATCATGACTCTGGCTGTGGGAATTATACTAATTGTTAACTTTATATTACAATAATGTCTTATTTACTATTAACATTATTACTTTTACCTCTTGTAGGTTCGGGATTAACCTTTGCATGGAAGAACGCTTCCAGCAAATATTTGGCACTGGGAATTGCTTTGATTCAAATGTTCCTTACATTTTACATCCTATCGGATTTCAATTTTGAACCGACAGTTGATAGTGTATTGCAATACGAAATCAATTATCCTTGGTCGCAGTTTATAAAAAGTAATCTTCACTTCGGAATTGACGGAATGAGTTTGCTTCTATTATTACTGACCAATATTCTTACGCCGTTAATTATTTTATCATCTTTTAACGAAAACGTAAGCTACAAAAACTCGTTTTACGGATTGATTTTGCTAATGCAGTTTGGTCTTGTGGGAGTATTTACAGCTTTAGACGGTTTGTTATTCTATATTTTCTGGGAAGTAACATTGATTCCAATCTGGTTTATCGCTGCTCTTTGGGGACAGGAAAACAAAAGAATGGAATTCACTACAAAATTTTTCGTATATACATTCGTAGGATCTTTGTTTATGTTGGCGGGTTTAATCTATGTAGGAATTCACTCGGCATCGTTTGATGTTACAGATTTGTACAATGCAGATTTGGGTGAAACACAGCAGATTGTTGTTTTCTGGTTTATCTTCTTTGCATTTGCAGTGAAATTACCGGTTTTCCCTTTCCATACTTGGCAACCTGATACGTATACTTATTCTCCAACTCAAGGATCGATGCTTTTATCAGGAATTATGCTGAAAATGGCAATCTACGGAGTGATTAGATATTTATTACCAATTACACCAACTGCTATTTTAGGGATTTCAGGACAGATTGTAATCATCCTGGCGATTATCGGAATTGTACACGGTGCATTAATTGCGATCATCCAAACAGATATGAAGAGAATTATTGCCTATTCATCTTTCTCACACGTTGGATTGATGGTTGCAGGTATTTTCTCTTCGGCAGTTCTTACTTTAAACGGAACTTTTACAATTGAAGGAGCTGAAGGAGCTTTAGTTCAGACTTTCGCTCACGGTATCAACGTAGCAGGTTTATTCTATTGTGCAGATATTCTATACAAAAGATTCAAAACAAGAGACATCAGACAAATGGGAGGTTTGGCAAAAGTAGCACCTAAGTTTGCAGTACTTTTCCTATTAATCATTTTAGGTTCAATGGGAGTTCCATTGACAAATGGTTTCATTGGAGAGTTTATCCTGATTAAATCTATTTTTGATTTTAATATTTTAGCTTCTATCATTGCTGGTTTAACTATCATTTTGGCAGCAGTTTATCTATTAAGATTTTACGGTAAAGCAATGTTTGGTGAAGGTAATGCAGAAGTTTTGAGCACCGCAAAAGATTTATCGGCAGTAGAATTTTCGGTATTGGCAAGTATTGCAGTATTTGTAATCGTGTTTGGTGTTTTCCCTCAACCGATTATCGATATGGTGGGAAGTTCATTGAAGTTTGTGTTTTCATCGATGAGTAATTAAGAAATTAAAAAATTAAGAGATAAAAAGAAAAGAGACAGGGAGATAAGAGAAAAACAGACAAGAGATAAGAGACAAGAGATAAGAGACAAGAGACCAAGAAATAAGGATATAAAATCCAAAACATTGAATCTCCAATCTCCAACCTCCAATCTCCAATCTCAAATCTCAAATCTCGAATCTCAAATCTCAAATCTCAAATCTCAAAATCTATACTATGAGTGTTTTAATTATTGTTTTCCTGACAGCAGTTGCTGCATTATTTTCGGGAGTTTTTGAAAAAGGAAAATTCGCAAGATACATTGGGATTTTTGGGTTAATCGTTGCATTGTATGTAAGCTTTTTACCTGAAGCTTCTTTCTTCGAAAAATACAGATTAATGTATGAGTACGGACAAAATACAGCTTTGTTTACAAAAATTTCTATTGTAACGACTTTGCTTTTATTCTTCCTTGGAGGTTTTGCATTCAGCAATCACAGAAACCATCAGTCAGAACTGTATGCATTAATGCTTTTTGCATTGTGTGG is drawn from Chryseobacterium muglaense and contains these coding sequences:
- a CDS encoding complex I subunit 4 family protein translates to MSYLLLTLLLLPLVGSGLTFAWKNASSKYLALGIALIQMFLTFYILSDFNFEPTVDSVLQYEINYPWSQFIKSNLHFGIDGMSLLLLLLTNILTPLIILSSFNENVSYKNSFYGLILLMQFGLVGVFTALDGLLFYIFWEVTLIPIWFIAALWGQENKRMEFTTKFFVYTFVGSLFMLAGLIYVGIHSASFDVTDLYNADLGETQQIVVFWFIFFAFAVKLPVFPFHTWQPDTYTYSPTQGSMLLSGIMLKMAIYGVIRYLLPITPTAILGISGQIVIILAIIGIVHGALIAIIQTDMKRIIAYSSFSHVGLMVAGIFSSAVLTLNGTFTIEGAEGALVQTFAHGINVAGLFYCADILYKRFKTRDIRQMGGLAKVAPKFAVLFLLIILGSMGVPLTNGFIGEFILIKSIFDFNILASIIAGLTIILAAVYLLRFYGKAMFGEGNAEVLSTAKDLSAVEFSVLASIAVFVIVFGVFPQPIIDMVGSSLKFVFSSMSN